One Pyrenophora tritici-repentis strain M4 chromosome 5, whole genome shotgun sequence DNA window includes the following coding sequences:
- a CDS encoding BaeS, Signal transduction histidine kinase, with translation MSWRRSEKLMDTIKHYSNFPATGVSLRQMVQFGEKPSTGTLFRASQFLSEELPIRLAHRVQELNDLPDGLNEMPSICRVRDWYAQSFEELVQLPRPNLSSDVKERLLKPAKKADKSLMSKPTQNPSIKTGQYRSAPTNGNGNGNGNTITKEVKGASRRYYAAADDGQDWPPELAAYNTKFADTLEKIKRRHDSVVTTVAQGILEWKRKRQRLQIDHNIQAFLDRFYMSRIGIRMLIGQHIALTDQRSRTDPNYVGIICTKTNVQELAQEAIENARFVCEDHYGLFDAPKVQLVCNPDISFMYVPGHLSHMLFETLKNSLRAVVERHGQEREAFPVTKVIVAEGKEDITIKISDEGGGIPRSSIPLVWTYMYTTVDQTPSLDPDFNKSDFKAPMAGFGYGLPISRLYARYFGGDLKLISMEGYGTDVYLHLNRLSSSSEPLQ, from the exons ATGTCGTGGAGACGGAGCGAGAAGCTGATGGACACGATCAAA CACTACAGCAACTTCCCAGCCACAG GTGTTTCCCTACGGCAGATGGTGCAGTTTGGAGAGAAACCCTCTACCGGAACCCTCTTCCGCGCGTCGCAGTTCCTTTCCGAAGAACTGCCCATACGGTTAGCACACCGAGTGCAAGAGCTCAACGACCTTCCTGATGGACTTAATGAGATGCCATCCATATGCCGCGTGCGCGATTGGTATGCGCAGTCGTTTGAA GAACTCGTGCAATTGCCCCGGCCGAATCTCTCGAGCGACGTCAAAGAACGACTACTCAAGCCGGCGAAGAAGGCTGACAAGAGTTTGATGAGCAAGCCGACACAAAATCCAAGTATCAAGACAGGCCAGTACCGATCCGCGCCGACAAATGGCAACGGCAATGGAAATGGCAACACAATCACAAAAGAAGTCAAGGGCGCAAGTCGGAGATACTACGCCGCTGCAGACGACGGACAAGATTGGCCACCAGAATTAGCCGCCTACAACACAAAGTTTGCAGACACATTGGAGAAGATTAAGAGGCGGCATGACAGCGTCGTTACCACTGTTGCGCAAGGCATCTTGGAATGGAAGCGCAAGCGGCAACGGTTACAAATCGACCACAACATACAGGCTTTTCTCGATCGTTTCTACATGTCTCGTATTGGCATTCGCATGCTCATCGGCCAGCACATCGCCCTTACCGACCAACGCTCGCGGACCGACCCAAACTACGTTGGAATAATCTGCACAAAGACGAACGTCCAGGAACTTGCACAAGAGGCTATCGAAAACGCGCGCTTCGTGTGTGAAGACCACTACGGCCTATTCGACGCGCCAAAAGTGCAGCTAGTGTGCAACCCGGACATTAGCTTCATGTACGTTCCTGGCCATCTATCGCACATGCTCTTCGAAACACTCAAGAACTCGCTACGTGCCGTGGTGGAACGACATGGACAAGAGAGGGAAGCCTTCCCAGTAACAAAGGTCATTGTTGCAGAGGGCAAGGAGGATATCACGATTAAGATTTCGGATGAAGGAGGTGGCATTCCTAGGTCATCGATTCCGCTAGTATGGACGTACATGTACACGACAGTCGATCAAACACCAAGCCTGGACCCGGACTTTAACAAGAGCGATTTCAAAGCACCAATGGCTGGGTTCGGTTATGGTCTGCCAATTTCGAGGCTTTATGCACGGTACTTTGGTGGCGACCTGAAGCTGATTTCCATGGAAGG CTACGGCACAGACGTATACCTCCATCTTAACCGGCTTTCGTCGTCCTCGGAGCCTCTGCAATAG
- a CDS encoding Cytochrome c2 has product MDIAKGDHKKGANLFKTRCAQCHTLKEGEGNKIGPNLHGLWGRKTGQVEGYSYTDANKQKGITWDDSTLYEYLENPKKYIPGTKMAFGGLKKPKDRNDLIHFLKEETK; this is encoded by the exons ATGGATATCGCCAAGG GTGACCACAAGAAGGGTGCCAACCTTTTCAAG ACCCGATGCGCTCAATGCCATACCCTGAAGGAGGGTGAGGGCAACAAGATCGGCCCCAACCTACACGGCCTCTGGGGCCGCAAGACTGGTCAGGTCGAGGGCTACTCATACACCGATGCCAACAAGCAAAAGGGCATCACCTGGGACGACAGCACTCTG TACGAGTACCTCGAGAACCCCAAGAAGTACATTCCCGGTACCAAGATGGCCTTTGGTGGTCTCAAGAAGCCCAAGGACCGTAACGACTTGATCCACTTCCTCAAGGAGGAGACCAAGTAA
- a CDS encoding FabG, Dehydrogenase with different specificities (related to short-chain alcohol dehydrogenase), whose protein sequence is MDQIPGVLYADENFTTWLILGASRGIGLEFVKQLLAKNERIIATVREPWAGHASGLWGQAGSDHGRCQMYTCDILSEQSIEKFVAQLAMQEGLKIDNVVINAGVLRYPNRATELSFDEFAFHLHTNTIGPIIVAQKLLKTNIPIGRIVFMSSDSGSQINFREMEDGFAAYAASKSALNMAVRHMAAELKRKDDDTIILCMHPGEVLTDMANNQLSWEVQGMITPEESVSKMIEVIKSKGIQHSGTFWTWENKPHPW, encoded by the exons ATGGATCAGATTCCGGGCGTTTTGTATGCCGATGAGAACTTCACCACATGGTTGATATTGGGCGCTAGTAGAGGCATCGGCCTGGAATTTGTCAAGCAGTTGCTAGCCAAGAATGAGCGCATCATCGCAACTGTACGGGAGCCTTGGGCCGGTCATGCCAGTGGGTTGTGGGGACAAGCGGGGAGTGACCATGGCCGATGCCAGATGTACACCTGCGACATCTTATCCGAACAGAGCATAGAA AAATTTGTCGCCCAATTGGCAATGCAGGAAGGCTTGAAAATCGACAATGTAGTCATCAACGCAGGAGTACTGAGATACCCAAAC AGGGCAACTGAGTT ATCCTTTGACGAATTCGCGTTCCATCTACACACCAATACTATTGGCCCAATCATCGTAGCACAGAAGCTACTCAAGACCAACATCCCCATCGGCAGGATTGTCTTCATGTCCAGCGATTCGGGTTCGCAGATCAATTTCCGTGAAATGGAGGATGGCTTTGCCGCGTATGCGGCTTCGAAGTCGGCATTGAACATGGCAGTGAGACACATGGCTGCCGAGCTGAAGAGGAAGGACGATGATACCATCATTCTCTGCATGCATCCTGGCGAAGTTTTAACTGACATGGCAAACAACCAGTTGTCATGGGAAGTGCAAGGCATGATAACACCAGAAGAGTCGGTCTCGAAAATGATTGAGGTGATTAAGAGCAAGGGTATACAGCACAGCGGCACCTTCTGGACGTGGGAGAACAAG CCACACCCATGGTGA
- a CDS encoding MFS-2 domain containing protein, whose protein sequence is MAQKNSCKLYSFQDGVCGCPIFWKKQESKPFIKSTKLSVIGDSVFTRTVNKGGGAKQRILRAQKGKKKKTMPSMIPGKGSAMMSRTQMKKKMKEANRLMHKKEVHEKEVHKKEVRVLVDYELPSGADRLDWDTDEVRRMAGEIA, encoded by the coding sequence ATGGCCCAGAAAAACTCCTGCAAGTTGTACTCCTTCCAAGACGGTGTCTGCGGTTGTCCAATCTTCTGGAAGAAACAGGAATCAAAGCCCTTCATCAAGAGCACAAAACTTTCAGTCATTGGAGACTCGGTGTTTACACGTACTGTTAATAAAGGTGGAGGTGCAAAACAGAGGATCTTGAGGGCGCAAAAaggcaagaagaagaagactaTGCCATCTATGATTCCCGGTAAAGGTTCTGCGATGATGTCAAGGACTCAAATGAAAAAGAAAATGAAGGAAGCGAACAGGCTGATGCACAAGAAAGAAGTCCATGAGAAAGAAGTCCACAAAAAAGAAGTCCGTGTCTTGGTCGACTATGAACTTCCTTCTGGAGCTGATCGTTTGGATTGGGATACAGATGAGGTTCGGAGGATGGCGGGGGAGATTGCATAG
- a CDS encoding DUF2236 domain containing protein, translated as MALPNLFQRRTANTKNCWGYRFEWTPDHLTPEQMKPMKFSYDVLAEECLDRLNAISPSQNGVLPRNDSNRAALSSVPGTEEEKKEPLPVPKRDLYALLEEHHESDPKLAELWREVHTVPEWVDWDQIARGQDVFYRYGGPALTGLTFQSLLGGMGAARVVETLARTGGFSTKVARGRLFETTQHILQCTRTLEGIKPGGEGFASSIRVRFLHAAVRQRIIRLANERPSYFDVDKWGIPINDLDQIATIGTFSSTLIYLSFPRQGIFLRQQEINDYLALWRYIGYLMGTPDEWLSTPAKAKAIMESILYHEVDPSEMSKTMANNIIYALKEEPPTFASADMLTASARWLNGNELCDRLGLKRVSSYYWSLMAGQCLFFIFYCYTYRLFPKADRTRIDRAKDIFWTLIVKAKWGLAGTETSFDFKYVPQYDTLTHLGDIGERKRTALSNEMRNLKALGIAVGTLAVGVLLSLKVASVVIGRIW; from the exons ATGGCTTTGCCTAACCTGTTTCAGAGGCGTACGGCCAATACAAAGAA CTGCTGGGGTTACCGATTCGAGTGGACGCCTGATCATCTTACTCCCGAACAAATGAAACCGATGAAGTTTTCATATGACGTATTGGCAGAAGAATGTCTTGATCGATTGAATGCTATATCGCCATCGCAGAATGGTGTCTTGCCAAGAAATGATAGCAACAGGGCTGCTTTATCCTCTGTACCGGGtacagaagaagagaagaaagagcCACTTCCGGTACCTAAGCGAGACCTTTATGCTTTACTCGAAGAGCACCATGAGTCCGATCCCAAGCTTGCAGAGTTATGGCGTGAGGTTCATACTGTTCCGGAGTGGGTGGACTGGGACCAGATTGCAAGAGGTCAGGATGTGTTCTACCGGTACGGAGGACCTGCCTTGACTGGTCTCACTTTCCAGTCACTGTTAGGCGGTATGGGTGCAGCACGAGTCGTCGAAACACTGGCCAGAACCGGAGGCTTCAGCACCAAGGTTGCAAGAGGCAGACTGTTTGAAACTACACAGCACATCCTGCAATGCACAAGGACCTTGGAAGGTATCAAGCCAGGCGGAGAAGGCTTTGCCTCATCGATACGTGTCCGTTTTCTACACGCAGCCGTCCGGCAACGCATCATCAGACTCGCAAACGAACGGCCCAGCTACTTCGACGTAGACAAATGGGGTATACCAATCAACGACTTGGACCAAATCGCCACTATCGGCACATTTTCATCGACACTGATCTACCTGAGCTTCCCACGCCAAGGCATATTTCTCCGCCAGCAAGAGATCAATGACTACTTGGCGCTATGGCGCTACATTGGCTACCTCATGGGTACACCTGATGAATGGCTCTCCACGCCTGCCAAAGCAAAGGCCATCATGGAGTCGATACTCTACCACGAGGTTGATCCCTCGGAAATGTCCAAGACAATGGCCAACAACATCATCTACGCCCTTAAGGAGGAGCCCCCCACCTTCGCATCAGCAGACATGCTCACTGCCAGCGCCCGTTGGCTCAATGGCAACGAGCTGTGTGACCGCCTCGGTTTAAAGCGCGTATCCTCATACTATTGGTCCCTTATGGCAGGCCAGTGtctcttcttcatcttttACTGCTACACATATCGATTGTTCCCCAAAGCTGATCGCACAAGAATCGATCGTGCAAAGGATATCTTCTGGACCCTCATTGTAAAGGCCAAGTGGGGGCTTGCTGGCACAGAGACGAGTTTTGACTTCAAGTATGTGCCGCAGTATGATACGTTGACGCACCTGGGCGATATTGGGGAGAGGAAGCGGACTGCGCTAAGCAACGAGATGCGGAATCTGAAGGCGTTGGGCATTGCGGTGGGGACTCTGGCTGTGGGGGTTCTGTTGAGTCTGAAGGTGGCTTCGGTTGTAATTGGGAGGATTTGGTAG
- a CDS encoding Neugrin domain containing protein, translated as MSCHNCSRTALGLFIRSLTNIQPAFAACRPLIHPQSLRFLSDARRPRRVDQSASRPDGVKPDTEIEDELSGEGFPRKRERPAWAIQKEALKEKLGGEAWNPRKKLSPDTMEGIRHLNSTQPDKFTTPVLAEHFKVSPEAIRRILKSNWKPSDKEYEERMERWNKRGERIWSNLVEMGVKPPKRWRDMGVGRARNGDVPRWKSRERNLVDVKDSASSDFTEYIPDEDIIPTVGKESKSKPTTSSIPLSERL; from the coding sequence ATGAGTTGCCACAATTGCTCTCGGACGGCACTTGGCCTTTTCATACGGTCCCTCACAAACATCCAACCAGCTTTCGCTGCCTGTCGCCCTCTCATACACCCACAATCGTTGCGGTTTCTCTCCGATGCGCGCCGACCCCGTAGAGTAGATCAGTCCGCCTCGAGACCTGATGGTGTAAAGCCCGACACCGAAATAGAAGATGAACTCAGCGGAGAAGGGTTCCCAAGAAAGCGTGAACGTCCAGCATGGGCAATACAAAAGGAAGCCTTGAAAGAGAAGCTCGGAGGCGAAGCCTGGAACCCGCGCAAAAAGCTGTCGCCAGACACCATGGAAGGCATTCGGCATCTGAACAGCACACAGCCCGATAAGTTCACCACTCCAGTCCTGGCCGAGCATTTCAAAGTCTCACCAGAAGCGATTCGCCGCATATTGAAGAGCAACTGGAAACCGTCCGACAAAGAGTACGAAGAAAGGATGGAGAGGTGGAATAAGCGAGGCGAGAGGATATGGTCGAATCTAGTTGAGATGGGCGTTAAACCTCCGAAGCGGTGGAGAGACATGGGCGTAGGTCGCGCTCGAAATGGTGATGTACCAAGATGGAAGTCAAGAGAACGGAACTTGGTTGATGTCAAGGACAGTGCCAGTAGCGACTTTACCGAATATATCCCTGACGAGGACATCATACCGACTGTGGGTAAGGAGAGCAAGTCAAAGCCGACCACAAGTAGTATACCGCTGTCGGAACGGCTATGA
- a CDS encoding AdhP, Zn-dependent alcohol dehydrogenase: MASSPEIPKKYKAAVYDAPGSISTKIETLDMPEPGPGEVLINLTHSGVCHSDLGIMTNAWKSLPFPTQAGQVGGHEGVGKIVKMGPGMENAAVKVGDRKISGYYTPGTFQQYVLSPANYVTPIPDGIDSAAAAPLLCAGVTVYSALRKANAESGKWVVISGAGGGLGHLAVQFSARGIGHRVIGVDHSSKKDIVMESGAEHFVAVDGTDDVVAAVTALTNGLGAHAVVVCTANNKAYGQGLDMLRFGGRLVCVGIPEGDPLPVSSASPNTLIIKSLQIIGSAVGSRNEAIETMDFAARGIIKTHFRVEKMDKLTDVFKEMDAGKLQGRVVIDLSD; this comes from the exons ATGGCTTCTTCTCCTGAGATCCCTAAGAAATACAAGGCCGCGGTGTACGATGCACCCGGTTCTATTTCGACAAAGATTGAAACCCTCGATATGCCTGAGCCTGGCCCGGGCGAGGTTCTTATCAATCTTACGCACTCCGGTGTCTGCCACTCTGACCTCGGTATCATGACCAATGCGTGGAAGTCGCTGCCATTTCCCACGCAGGCCGGTCAGGTAGGTGGTCACGAGGGTGTGGGCAAGATCGTCAAGATGGGACCTGGTATGGAGAATGCGGCCGTCAAAGTTGGAGATCGT AAAATCTCTGGATACTATACCCCGGGTACCTTCCAGCAATACGTCCTCTCACCCGCAAACTACGTCACACCCATTCCGGACGGCATTGATTCAGCGGCTGCTGCACCCCTCCTTTGTGCCGGTGTGACAGTCTACTCTGCCCTGCGAAAGGCAAACGCCGAATCGGGGAAGTGGGTTGTCATCAGCGGCGCAGGAGGCGGTCTCGGCCACCTGGCCGTGCAGTTCAGCGCCCGCGGCATCGGACACCGCGTCATTGGCGTCGACCATTCCTCCAAAAAGGACATTGTCATGGAAAGCGGAGCTGAACATTTCGTCGCCGTAGACGGCACAGACGACGTGGTTGCTGCCGTGACTGCTCTTACCAACGGCCTTGGCGCTCACGCTGTGGTGGTTTGCACGGCGAACAACAAGGCATACGGACAGGGACTGGATATGCTTCGTTTTGGCGGACGTCTCGTTTGTGTTGGTATTCCCGAGGGTGACCCGCTGCCTGTCTCGTCTGCATCTCCTAATACCCTGATCATCAAATCGTTGCAGATTATAGGTTCTGCGGTTGGTTCGAGGAATGAGGCAATCGAGACGATGGACTTTGCGGCTAGAGGCATTATCAAGACGCATTTTAGGGTCGAGAAGATGGATAAGTTGACGGATGTGTTTAAGGAGATGGATGCGGGCAAGCTACAGGGTAGGGTCGTCATCGACTTGTCGGACTAG
- a CDS encoding SPS1, Serine/threonine protein kinase yields the protein MAMLASKSPYPAPSISGGASQSSGQYNGGLSSYRNHASNTRAEQSMIASPTESEFSEIYDAPDAIRHWDEDKVGDWLKRINCAQYVELFKHNHINGENLMEMDQTHLKDMGIKKVGDRVRIGSQAKQLRNKEYKKASRRTSNRQSLATLDNTAYTPPSSGSPRPLYSARSNAATSNPISSRSDKRMSRQITNAELSSYAYGAKSPSRPGSPLVDQETRNLRSQRQGGLNSPKGLDPKTYSAHPLSASSSSANITSQFVRNQRSTPTETPQTARFAHHVRASPSVDSATNSAILPHDKALVRVIYDGGRTSVVNIEGCKTADEVMHKTLTKGHLNTAHVKNYCFYILNSGEPDASLSERLSDIEVYRLVKDANRHERGRLILRKVHAGEPDEDQLKAAAGIYQQQNFQQTQTVYVPASSRSQTKVEKLMGESLAAVSYPLSPTSAQERERHINSTAQNLEGPADAARSPIFQARARKLKQFYGARPPSELITSDLTSYFPDVGKDEIDKTVRMSIRRSHRLSRAASRLSMASNFSVASSLKDAPPLPSIADSWLQGGAQAKPLRPLSVMRLGLPNQSGYRDSMASSVLEPLEEESSLEPNRKSYVSFAGDSGSDTLAITDPDGNTTLQSYFDDGVSSLAGSSSSNTENGDSLNKRLSEAIAEDGEESDDELAEYLEQDSWDNVKYMKGALIGQGSFGSVYLALHAVTGELMAVKQVELPSVAGASQMDHKKTNMVEALKHEIGLLRELKHKNIVQYLGSNSDESHLNIFLEYVPGGSVATMLINYGPLGESLIQNFVRQILTGLSYLHSRDIIHRDIKGANILVDNKGSVKISDFGISKRIEASTLGGGKKGAQRVSLQGSVFWMAPEVVRQTAYTRKADIWSLGCLVVEMFTGSHPHPNCTQLQAIFKIGGSGDASPTIPENAGDDARTFLAETFLIDHEARPSADELLASSFITNQGA from the exons ATGGCCATGCTCGCCTCAAAGTCTCCGTATCCCGCTCCTTCCATCAGTGGAGGGGCTTCGCAGTCGTCCGGCCAGTACAACGGCGGCCTTTCCAGCTACCGCAACCACGCCTCCAACACACGTGCCGAGCAGTCCATGATTGCCTCACCGACAGAGTCTGAGTTCTCTGAGATCTATGACGCACCCGACGCCATTCG ACACTGGGACGAGGACAAAGTTGGCGACTGGCTGAAGCGCATAAACTGCGCCCAGTATGTCGAGCTTTTCAAGC ACAACCACATCAATGGCGAGAACCTCATGGAGATGGACCAGACCCACCTCAAGGACATGGGCATCAAGAAGGTCGGCGACCGCGTCCGCATCGGCTCGCAAGCCAAGCAGCTTCGCAACAAGGAATACAAAAAGGCCTCAAGACGGACGTCAAACAGGCAGTCGCTCGCCACGCTCGACAACACAGCATACACACCACCATCCTCGGGCTCTCCTCGCCCCCTCTACTCTGCACGCTCCAACGCTGCCACATCGAACCCCATCAGCTCGCGGTCTGACAAGCGCATGTCGCGCCAAATCACAAACGCCGAGCTCAGCAGCTATGCCTATGGCGCAAAGTCACCGTCTCGTCCCGGCTCACCTCTTGTTGACCAAGAGACGCGCAACCTTCGATCACAACGTCAAGGCGGCCTAAACAGCCCCAAGGGCCTCGACCCCAAGACATACAGTGCTCACCCCCTGAGCGCttccagcagctctgccaaCATCACCTCGCAATTCGTACGGAATCAACGGAGCACACCCACCGAAACTCCTCAAACAGCACGCTTCGCCCACCACGTTCGCGCCAGTCCCAGTGTAGACAGCGCCACCAACAGCGCCATCTTGCCTCACGACAAGGCTCTGGTGCGCGTCATATACGACGGTGGACGGACGTCGGTAGTGAACATTGAAGGCTGCAAGACTGCCGACGAGGTCATGCACAAGACCTTGACAAAAGGACACCTCAACACTGCACATGTGAAGAATTACTGCTTCTACATCCTCAACAGCGGGGAGCCAGATGCATCATTATCCGAGCGCTTGAGCGATATCGAGGTCTACAGGCTCGTCAAGGACGCGAACCGACACGAACGCGGTCGATTGATTCTCCGCAAGGTGCATGCTGGTGAGCCCGACGAGGATCAACTGAAGGCTGCTGCTGGCATCTACCAACAGCAGAACTTCCAGCAAACACAGACTGTCTACGTACCAGCCAGCAGCCGTAGTCAGACCAAGGTCGAGAAGCTGATGGGCGAATCTCTTGCCGCCGTCAGCTACCCTCTGTCACCCACGTCTGCACAAGAACGTGAGCGCCACATCAACTCGACAGCTCAGAACCTCGAAGGACCTGCCGATGCTGCGAGATCGCCCATTTTCCAAGCACGTGCGCGTAAACTTAAGCAGTTCTACGGTGCTCGACCTCCCAGCGAACTCATTACCTCCGACCTGACCTCATACTTCCCTGACGTTGGCAAGGATGAGATTGACAAGACTGTCCGCATGTCGATCCGTCGGTCCCACAGGCTCAGCAGAGCCGCCTCCCGTCTATCCATGGCATCCAACTTCAGCGTTGCTTCTAGTCTGAAGGATGCGCCACCTCTGCCATCCATCGCCGATAGTTGGCTACAGGGAGGGGCTCAAGCCAAGCCACTGCGGCCATTGTCTGTCATGCGACTTGGCCTGCCCAACCAGTCTGGCTACCGCGATTCCATGGCGTCTTCTGTTCTGGAGCCACTCGAAGAAGAGTCCTCGCTTGAGCCGAACCGAAAGTCATACGTATCGTTCGCCGGCGACAGCGGTTCGGACACTCTGGCTATCACTGACCCTGATGGCAACACTACTCTGCAGTCCTACTTTGACGATGGCGTTAGCAGCCTTGCAGgtagcagcagcagcaacacCGAAAACGGTGATTCGCTCAACAAACGCCTTTCCGAGGCTATTGCTGAGGATGGCGAAGAGTCGGACGATGAATTGGCCGAATACCTTGAACAGGATTCTTGGGATAACGTCAAGTACATGAAGGGAGCTCTCATCGGACAGGGATCCTTTGGCAGCGTGTACCTTGCGCTACATGCAGTGACTGGGGAGCTCATGGCCGTCAAGCAAGTCGAGCTCCCATCCGTAGCTGGTGCTTCCCAGATGGACCACAAGAAGACCAACATGGTCGAAGCTCTCAAGCACGAGATTGGCCTACTTCGAGAGCTCAAGCACAAGAACATTGTGCAATACCTCGGGTCCAACTCGGATGAGAGCCATCTCAACATTTTCCTCGAATACGTTCCCGGTGGCTCCGTGGCGACTATGCTGATCAACTACGGTCCTCTTGGAGAATCCCTCATCCAGAACTTTGTGCGCCAGATCCTCACCGGTCTTTCCTACCTTCACTCGCGGGACATTATCCACCGAGACATCAAGGGTGCGAACATTCTCGTCGACAACAAGGGCTCCGTCAAGATTTCCGATTTCGGTATCTCGAAGCGTATTGAAGCTTCCACACTAGGCGGCGGTAAGAAGGGTGCACAGCGTGTTTCTCTTCAGGGCTCAGTTTTCTGGATGGCTCCGGAAGTCGTCCGACAGACTGCTTATACTCGCAAGGCCGACATCTGGTCCCTCGGCTGTCTCGTCGTGGAGATGTTTACTGGAAGCCATCCTCATCCTAACTGCACCCAGCTGCAAGCCATCTTCAAGATTGGTGGCAGTGGCGATGCCAGCCCAACCATCCCTGAGAACGCCGGCGACGACGCCCGAACATTCCTGGCCGAGACTTTCCTCATTGATCACGAGGCGCGTCCTAGTGCGGATGAGCTTCTGGCCAGTTCCTTCATCACAAATCAAGGCGCATAA